The following are encoded in a window of uncultured Pseudomonas sp. genomic DNA:
- a CDS encoding NAD(P)-dependent oxidoreductase: protein MIDTLSHLPRADADAAELADRFSDLAPPLNARQAALESARCLYCYDAPCINACPSEIDIPSFIRNISHENVQGAAEKILSANILGGSCARVCPTEVLCQQACVRNNAQECAPVLIGLLQRYAIDNAQFSEHPFQRAPLSGKRIAVVGAGPAGLSCAHRLAMHGHDVVIFEAREKAGGLNEYGIAAYKLVDDFAQREVEFLLQIGGIEIRHGHKLGDDLSLSELHQQFDAVFLGIGLAASKCLGLPHEDAPGLLAATDYIRELRQSDDLSQLPVADRCIVLGAGNTAIDMAVQMSKLGARDVNLVYRRGFEEMGATEHEQEIAKANQVRLLTWAQPQDVLLDEQGQVRGMRFARTRLEDGRLHSTGQTFELAADAIFSAIGQAFDGQALSDPLAHELKREGERIWVDAQLQTSVPGIYAGGDCTAQGQDLTVQAVQHGKLAAEAIHSHLMLTVEAA from the coding sequence GTGATAGACACCCTTAGCCATTTGCCACGCGCGGATGCCGACGCAGCCGAATTGGCCGATCGCTTCAGCGATCTGGCCCCGCCGCTGAATGCTCGCCAAGCTGCTCTGGAAAGCGCCCGCTGCCTGTATTGCTACGACGCGCCGTGCATCAACGCCTGCCCCAGTGAGATCGACATCCCCTCGTTTATCCGCAATATCAGCCATGAAAACGTTCAGGGCGCGGCCGAGAAAATCCTCTCGGCGAATATCCTTGGCGGCAGCTGCGCTCGCGTTTGCCCGACCGAAGTCCTGTGCCAGCAGGCCTGCGTGCGGAATAACGCGCAAGAGTGCGCGCCGGTGCTGATCGGCCTGCTGCAGCGCTACGCCATCGACAACGCGCAGTTCAGCGAACACCCCTTCCAGCGCGCGCCACTCAGCGGCAAGCGTATCGCCGTGGTCGGCGCAGGGCCGGCGGGTTTGTCCTGCGCCCATCGCCTGGCAATGCACGGTCACGATGTAGTGATTTTCGAGGCCCGCGAGAAAGCCGGCGGCCTCAACGAATACGGCATCGCCGCCTACAAGCTGGTGGACGACTTCGCCCAGCGCGAGGTGGAATTTCTCCTGCAGATTGGCGGCATCGAGATCCGTCACGGGCACAAACTCGGTGACGACCTCAGCCTGAGCGAGCTGCACCAGCAGTTCGACGCGGTGTTCCTCGGCATCGGCCTGGCCGCCAGCAAGTGCCTCGGTTTGCCACACGAAGACGCGCCGGGCCTGCTCGCCGCCACCGACTATATCCGCGAGCTACGCCAAAGCGATGACCTCAGCCAGCTGCCGGTGGCCGACCGCTGCATCGTCCTCGGCGCTGGCAATACCGCCATCGACATGGCGGTACAAATGAGCAAGCTCGGCGCTCGCGACGTCAACCTGGTTTATCGCCGTGGTTTTGAGGAGATGGGCGCCACCGAACACGAGCAGGAGATTGCCAAGGCTAACCAGGTACGCCTGCTGACCTGGGCACAACCACAAGACGTGCTGCTCGATGAGCAAGGCCAAGTGCGCGGCATGCGCTTCGCCCGCACCCGCCTGGAAGATGGCCGTTTGCACAGCACCGGGCAGACCTTCGAGCTGGCCGCCGACGCCATCTTCAGCGCCATCGGCCAGGCCTTTGACGGCCAAGCCCTGAGTGACCCGCTGGCCCATGAATTGAAACGCGAGGGCGAACGCATCTGGGTTGATGCGCAACTGCAGACCAGCGTGCCCGGCATCTACGCCGGCGGCGACTGCACCGCCCAGGGCCAGGACCTCACCGTACAAGCCGTGCAACACGGCAAGCTGGCCGCCGAGGCCATCCACTCTCACCTGATGCTCACTGTGGAGGCCGCATAA
- the preA gene encoding NAD-dependent dihydropyrimidine dehydrogenase subunit PreA, with product MADLSIEFAGIKAPNPFWLASAPPTDKAYNVVRAFEAGWGGVVWKTLGEDPAAVNVSSRYSAHFGPNRQVQGINNIELITDRSLEINLREITQVKKDWPDRALIVSLMVPCVEESWKTILPLVEATGCDGIELNFGCPHGMPERGMGAAVGQVPEYVEMVTRWCKTYSSLPVIVKLTPNITDVRLSARAAHRGGADAVSLINTINSITSVDLERMVAHPIVGNQSTHGGYCGSAVKPIALNMVAEIARDPETQGLPICGIGGIGSWRDAAEFVALGCGAVQVCTAAMLHGFRIVEEMTDGLSRWMDSQGYTSLADFSGRAVGNTTDWKYLDINYQVIAKIDQDACIGCGRCHIACEDTSHQAIASLPQADGTHKYEVIDDECVGCNLCQITCPVEDCIEMVTQDTGKPFLDWNHDPRNPYRVAS from the coding sequence ATGGCCGATCTATCCATCGAATTCGCCGGTATTAAGGCACCTAACCCGTTCTGGCTGGCCAGTGCGCCGCCCACCGACAAGGCCTACAACGTGGTCCGCGCCTTCGAAGCCGGCTGGGGCGGCGTGGTCTGGAAGACCCTCGGCGAAGACCCGGCAGCGGTCAACGTATCGTCGCGCTACTCGGCGCACTTTGGCCCCAACCGCCAGGTACAGGGCATCAACAACATTGAGCTGATCACCGACCGCTCGCTGGAGATCAACCTGCGTGAAATCACCCAGGTAAAGAAGGACTGGCCAGACCGCGCGCTGATCGTGTCACTGATGGTGCCGTGCGTCGAAGAATCCTGGAAAACCATCCTGCCGCTGGTGGAAGCCACCGGCTGCGACGGCATCGAGCTGAACTTCGGCTGCCCCCACGGCATGCCCGAGCGCGGCATGGGCGCGGCGGTCGGCCAGGTGCCGGAATACGTGGAAATGGTCACCCGCTGGTGCAAGACCTACAGCTCGTTGCCGGTGATCGTCAAACTGACGCCGAACATCACCGACGTGCGCCTGTCTGCCCGCGCCGCCCATCGCGGCGGCGCCGATGCGGTGTCACTGATCAACACCATCAACTCGATCACCAGCGTCGATCTGGAGCGGATGGTCGCCCACCCCATCGTCGGCAACCAAAGCACCCACGGCGGTTATTGCGGCTCGGCGGTTAAACCCATCGCGCTGAACATGGTCGCTGAGATTGCCCGCGACCCGGAGACCCAAGGCTTACCGATTTGCGGCATCGGCGGTATCGGCAGCTGGCGCGACGCGGCGGAGTTCGTCGCCCTCGGTTGCGGCGCGGTGCAGGTGTGTACAGCCGCCATGCTGCACGGTTTTCGCATCGTCGAGGAGATGACAGACGGCCTGTCGCGCTGGATGGACAGCCAGGGCTACACCAGCCTCGCAGACTTCTCCGGCCGTGCGGTGGGCAACACCACCGACTGGAAGTACCTGGACATCAACTACCAGGTGATCGCCAAGATCGATCAGGACGCCTGCATCGGCTGCGGCCGCTGCCATATCGCCTGCGAAGACACCTCGCACCAAGCCATCGCCAGCCTGCCCCAGGCCGACGGGACGCATAAGTACGAGGTAATCGACGATGAATGCGTGGGCTGCAACCTGTGTCAGATCACCTGCCCGGTAGAGGACTGCATCGAGATGGTGACTCAGGACACCGGCAAGCCGTTTCTCGACTGGAACCACGACCCGCGCAATCCGTATCGCGTGGCCAGTTGA